One window of Chamaesiphon minutus PCC 6605 genomic DNA carries:
- a CDS encoding LIC_10190 family membrane protein yields the protein MLYFISVWTLLLIGCYSCGLGLLNLLEIKISRENSPFSRLGDRVIISTWLGMLAISIGLLAIALFIPLSPSIGCLVFSILLLISLRSRSTRLEIFALYRQISRTQILVYLGVAIAIATRYAQPVQWYDSGLYHYSLLRWLSNFGTVPGLALLFANLGFTSAWFAFSAPLNPDWSIDRTGATANGFVFLLVVLHVALCGWRLIRQQGRLSDWFVVIYDSCLLLFMTIRISVMPDILVSPSPDIAAVLMVAVVAWTILVIETEDITERFTLSRQIVPLFLAVGAVSIKLTTLPLLFVTGLWFLIRAGYNPHIIQRMAIAAAATLLLTPLLLSNLVTSGCPLYPSTAFCLDLPWTVRGDLRIANDTHHWIDWYGKPPAGIHPWLWAFQHWLKNSGKKASSLTMAISAGCAIYLLKTRQLSAIDRLTSIWQIEIACVGISFFLLTSPLNRFMVPYLFLLPGFAVATYCHTRFSTNPIGAKVSIERTTPVAIFLLLIVAIATTLQVRSNYLMLILPPAIDRFTTVEHQVNDVIYLSPVDGKNRGCWTNELPCAYDPTQVKLRDPSQGIKAGFVRS from the coding sequence GGGTGCTATAGCTGTGGATTAGGATTGCTAAATCTATTAGAAATTAAGATTTCACGAGAAAATAGTCCGTTTTCCAGATTGGGCGATCGCGTGATTATCTCCACCTGGTTGGGAATGCTGGCGATCTCGATTGGGCTACTAGCAATTGCTTTATTCATACCGTTATCACCGTCAATCGGCTGCCTTGTTTTCAGCATTTTGTTATTAATATCACTGCGATCGCGATCGACTCGATTAGAAATATTTGCATTGTATCGCCAGATTTCAAGGACGCAAATTTTGGTGTATTTAGGTGTGGCGATCGCGATCGCCACACGATATGCTCAGCCTGTACAATGGTATGATTCGGGACTTTATCACTACAGTTTGCTCCGCTGGCTGAGCAATTTTGGGACAGTACCAGGATTAGCTTTACTATTTGCCAACTTGGGCTTTACTTCTGCCTGGTTTGCCTTTTCTGCACCGCTCAATCCTGATTGGTCGATCGATCGGACTGGTGCGACTGCCAATGGATTTGTGTTCTTGCTAGTCGTCCTACATGTGGCACTCTGTGGCTGGCGATTAATCCGTCAACAGGGACGGCTGAGTGATTGGTTTGTTGTAATTTATGACAGTTGCCTGTTGTTATTTATGACGATCCGGATTAGTGTCATGCCCGATATTTTAGTTTCGCCCTCACCCGATATTGCCGCAGTGCTAATGGTGGCGGTCGTCGCCTGGACAATTTTAGTCATCGAAACCGAAGATATCACGGAGCGATTCACGCTATCTCGGCAGATCGTGCCTCTGTTTTTGGCAGTTGGAGCTGTCTCAATCAAGCTCACTACTCTACCTCTACTATTTGTAACTGGACTGTGGTTCCTAATTCGAGCCGGATACAATCCCCACATTATCCAGCGGATGGCGATTGCTGCGGCGGCAACCCTACTACTAACGCCATTGTTGTTGTCAAATCTAGTCACATCTGGCTGTCCGCTCTATCCATCTACTGCCTTTTGCCTAGACTTACCGTGGACAGTTAGAGGCGATCTCCGGATCGCCAATGATACCCATCACTGGATTGACTGGTATGGCAAGCCACCAGCGGGCATTCATCCCTGGCTGTGGGCATTTCAACATTGGCTCAAAAATTCTGGTAAAAAGGCAAGCTCGCTCACGATGGCAATTTCAGCGGGTTGTGCGATTTATTTGCTAAAAACTCGGCAGCTCAGTGCGATCGATCGACTCACTTCGATCTGGCAGATCGAAATTGCCTGTGTGGGAATCAGTTTTTTCCTACTGACGTCTCCCCTAAATCGGTTCATGGTGCCTTACTTATTCCTGTTACCTGGCTTCGCGGTAGCAACGTATTGTCACACTCGGTTTTCTACCAATCCAATCGGGGCTAAAGTATCGATCGAGCGCACCACACCCGTGGCGATCTTCCTACTATTGATTGTGGCAATCGCCACGACGCTCCAAGTTCGATCGAATTATCTGATGCTGATTTTGCCGCCAGCAATCGATCGATTTACCACCGTTGAGCATCAAGTAAATGATGTTATTTATTTGTCACCTGTTGACGGTAAAAATCGTGGCTGCTGGACGAATGAATTGCCATGTGCATACGATCCCACCCAAGTTAAACTGCGAGACCCCAGCCAGGGGATTAAAGCGGGCTTTGTTCGTAGTTAA